One window of Pseudomonas sp. ML2-2023-3 genomic DNA carries:
- a CDS encoding uracil-xanthine permease family protein → MQDEFNDPLWRQIISGAQMLFVAFGALVLMPLITGLDPNVALFTAGLGTLLFQIVTRRQVPVFLASSFAFITPIILAKGQFGLAATMGGVMAAGFVYTFLGFAVKLKGTGFIDRLLPPVVIGPVIISIGLAMAPIAAHMAMGRAEDGTELIHYQTAMMISMPALLTTLIVAVFGKGIFRLVPIIAGVLVGFGMAFYFGVVDTAKIAAAPWFAMPHFTAPEFNWQAILFIVPVALAPAIEHIGGVIAVGSVTGRDYLKKPGLHRTLFGDGIATTAAGMLGGPPNTTYAEVTGAVMLTKNYNPKIMTWAAIFAISLAFVGKFGALLQSIPVPVMGGILCLLFGSIAAVGMNTLIRHQVDLSEARNLVIVSVILVFGIGGVLIGTGMGPEDFGLKGIALCAIVAIALNLILPGNDSWKHKKGDGPVI, encoded by the coding sequence ATGCAGGACGAGTTCAACGACCCGCTCTGGCGCCAGATAATCTCTGGCGCGCAGATGCTCTTCGTGGCGTTTGGCGCGTTGGTGTTGATGCCATTGATTACCGGCCTCGACCCCAACGTTGCGCTGTTCACGGCGGGTCTCGGGACTCTGCTGTTCCAGATCGTGACCCGGCGCCAAGTGCCGGTCTTTCTGGCTTCGAGTTTCGCTTTCATTACCCCGATCATTCTCGCCAAAGGGCAGTTCGGCCTTGCAGCGACCATGGGCGGCGTCATGGCAGCCGGTTTTGTGTATACCTTTCTCGGTTTCGCGGTGAAGCTCAAGGGCACCGGATTCATCGACCGCTTGTTGCCACCTGTGGTGATCGGTCCGGTGATTATCTCGATTGGCCTGGCGATGGCGCCCATTGCAGCGCACATGGCCATGGGCCGCGCTGAAGATGGCACCGAGCTGATTCACTATCAAACCGCCATGATGATCTCGATGCCAGCGCTGCTGACGACCTTGATCGTGGCTGTATTCGGTAAAGGGATTTTCCGTCTGGTGCCCATCATCGCCGGTGTGCTGGTCGGGTTTGGCATGGCGTTTTACTTTGGCGTCGTCGACACCGCCAAGATCGCCGCAGCGCCGTGGTTCGCCATGCCGCACTTCACTGCCCCCGAGTTCAACTGGCAGGCGATTCTGTTTATCGTCCCCGTAGCGCTTGCTCCGGCCATTGAACATATCGGCGGCGTGATTGCCGTAGGCAGCGTGACCGGTCGCGACTACCTGAAAAAGCCGGGCCTGCACCGCACGCTGTTCGGTGACGGTATCGCCACCACCGCTGCCGGCATGCTGGGCGGACCACCCAACACCACCTACGCCGAAGTGACTGGCGCGGTGATGCTGACCAAGAACTACAACCCGAAAATCATGACCTGGGCAGCGATTTTCGCCATCAGCCTGGCATTTGTCGGTAAGTTCGGCGCGCTGCTGCAAAGCATTCCGGTCCCTGTAATGGGCGGGATTCTGTGCCTGCTGTTCGGTTCGATTGCAGCCGTGGGCATGAACACCCTGATCCGCCATCAGGTCGACCTGAGCGAAGCACGCAACCTGGTGATCGTGTCGGTGATTCTGGTCTTCGGGATTGGTGGCGTGCTGATCGGTACGGGGATGGGGCCTGAGGACTTCGGTCTCAAAGGCATCGCGTTGTGCGCCATTGTGGCG
- a CDS encoding AEC family transporter, whose translation MLAIFLQTLTITAPVFAMLFLGVVLKRVGWINDNFIHTASALVFNVTMPALLFLGILHADLRAALQPKVLAYFVLATLAGFAFAWGWSIWRCPREDRGVYTQGAFRGNNGVIGLALAASMYGDYGISLGAVLAGLVILFYNTLSTIVLAVYSPVIKSDPWSICKSVVKNPLIISVLAAVPFAVFKISLPGWLQASGEYLAAMTLPLALICIGGTLSLASLRKSGDRALSASLVKMVSLPLLTTLGAWLCGFRGPELGILFLYFASPTAAASYVMVRAANGNHELAAAIIVITTLMAAITTNIGIFVLQWGGWI comes from the coding sequence ATGCTGGCTATTTTCCTTCAGACGCTCACGATAACTGCCCCCGTATTTGCCATGCTGTTTCTGGGCGTGGTGCTCAAGCGCGTGGGCTGGATCAATGACAACTTTATCCACACAGCGTCGGCACTGGTGTTTAACGTCACCATGCCGGCGTTGTTGTTTCTGGGCATTTTGCATGCCGATCTCAGGGCGGCCCTGCAGCCCAAGGTGCTGGCTTATTTCGTGCTGGCAACCCTCGCAGGGTTTGCGTTTGCCTGGGGTTGGTCGATCTGGCGCTGCCCTCGTGAAGACCGTGGGGTCTACACCCAGGGCGCCTTTCGCGGCAATAACGGGGTCATTGGCCTGGCTCTCGCGGCCAGCATGTACGGCGACTACGGGATTTCATTGGGCGCGGTACTCGCAGGCCTCGTGATCCTGTTCTACAACACGCTGTCGACTATCGTGCTGGCGGTGTACAGCCCGGTGATCAAGTCCGATCCGTGGAGCATCTGCAAAAGTGTGGTCAAGAACCCGCTGATCATCAGCGTGCTGGCTGCGGTGCCGTTTGCGGTATTCAAGATCAGCCTGCCCGGTTGGTTGCAAGCGTCTGGCGAATACCTGGCCGCAATGACCTTGCCCCTGGCGCTGATTTGCATCGGTGGCACGCTGTCGCTGGCAAGCCTGCGTAAAAGTGGCGACAGGGCGCTGAGCGCAAGTCTGGTGAAAATGGTCAGTTTGCCGCTACTGACAACTCTGGGGGCTTGGTTGTGTGGCTTTCGCGGGCCGGAATTGGGGATTTTGTTCCTTTATTTCGCCAGCCCGACGGCCGCTGCCAGTTATGTCATGGTGCGGGCGGCCAACGGTAATCACGAATTGGCGGCCGCAATTATTGTGATCACCACCTTGATGGCGGCCATCACGACCAATATCGGGATATTTGTATTGCAGTGGGGCGGTTGGATCTAG
- the mreB gene encoding rod shape-determining protein MreB, with the protein MFKKLRGMFSSDLSIDLGTANTLIYVRERGIVLNEPSVVAIRTHGNQKSVVAVGTEAKRMLGRTPGNIAAIRPMKDGVIADFSVCEKMLQYFINKVHENSFLQPSPRVLICVPCKSTQVERRAIRESALGAGAREVFLIEEPMAAAIGAGLPVEEARGSMVVDIGGGTTEIALISLNGVVYAESVRVGGDRFDEAIITYVRRNYGSLIGESTAERIKTEIGTAFPGGEVREVDVRGRNLAEGVPRAFTLNSNEVLEALQESLATIVQAVKSALEQSPPELASDIAERGLVLTGGGALLRDLDKLLAQETGLPVIVAEDPLTCVARGGGRALEMMDKHTMDLLSSE; encoded by the coding sequence ATGTTCAAGAAACTGCGTGGCATGTTTTCCAGCGATCTTTCCATCGACCTGGGCACTGCCAACACCCTTATTTACGTGCGTGAGCGCGGTATCGTCCTGAATGAGCCATCGGTTGTGGCTATTCGGACACACGGTAACCAGAAAAGTGTCGTTGCCGTCGGCACCGAGGCCAAGCGCATGCTTGGCCGTACACCGGGCAACATTGCTGCCATTCGTCCGATGAAGGACGGCGTTATTGCCGATTTCAGCGTTTGCGAAAAAATGCTGCAGTACTTCATCAACAAGGTGCATGAAAACAGCTTCCTGCAACCTAGCCCACGCGTACTGATTTGCGTCCCGTGCAAGTCGACTCAGGTAGAGCGTCGCGCCATTCGTGAATCGGCACTCGGCGCGGGCGCCCGTGAAGTGTTCCTGATCGAAGAACCAATGGCTGCTGCCATCGGTGCCGGCTTGCCGGTTGAAGAAGCACGCGGCTCGATGGTTGTCGATATCGGTGGTGGTACCACTGAAATCGCGCTGATCTCCCTCAACGGTGTGGTGTATGCCGAATCCGTACGGGTTGGCGGCGACCGCTTCGACGAAGCGATCATCACTTATGTGCGTCGTAACTACGGCAGCCTGATCGGTGAATCGACGGCCGAGCGCATCAAGACCGAAATCGGTACGGCTTTCCCGGGTGGCGAAGTACGTGAAGTCGACGTGCGCGGCCGTAACCTGGCAGAAGGTGTCCCACGTGCCTTCACCCTGAACTCCAATGAAGTGCTTGAGGCTCTGCAAGAGTCGCTGGCAACCATCGTTCAGGCTGTGAAGAGCGCGCTGGAGCAGTCTCCGCCAGAGCTGGCTTCGGACATCGCCGAGCGTGGCCTGGTACTGACCGGTGGTGGCGCCTTGCTGCGTGACCTCGACAAGTTGCTGGCTCAGGAAACCGGCTTGCCGGTCATCGTTGCCGAAGACCCGCTGACCTGCGTTGCACGTGGCGGTGGCCGTGCGCTGGAAATGATGGATAAACACACAATGGACCTGCTCTCCAGCGAATAA
- the mreC gene encoding rod shape-determining protein MreC, which translates to MKPLFSKGPSLGVRFLVLVVLSVTLMVVDARFTLLKPVRSQMSLVLMQSYWITDLPQRLWQGVASQFGSRTELVAENEKLKTENLLLQGRMQKLAALTEQNVRLRELLNSSALVNEKVEVAELIGMDPNPFTHRIIINKGERDGVVLGQPVLDARGLMGQVVELMPYTSRVLLLTDTTHSIPVQVNRNGLRAIASGTGNPERLELRHVADTADIKVGDLLVSSGLGQRFPAGYPVATVKEVIHDSGQPFAIVRAVPTAALNRSRYLLLVFSDSRTPEERANDAAKAQEAEQNGEAPAIVPATVPKPTVPAPAAAPAAAPATPAAPAAVATDPKAVKKPAPVATPAAARTPATAPATTRERQ; encoded by the coding sequence ATTAAACCGCTCTTTTCCAAAGGCCCATCATTGGGCGTGCGCTTTCTGGTGCTGGTCGTGCTATCCGTCACGCTGATGGTAGTGGACGCTCGCTTCACGTTGCTCAAGCCTGTGCGCAGTCAAATGTCGCTGGTGCTGATGCAGTCCTACTGGATTACCGATTTGCCGCAGCGATTGTGGCAGGGCGTAGCCAGTCAGTTCGGTAGCCGCACCGAGCTTGTGGCTGAAAACGAGAAACTCAAAACCGAAAACCTTCTGCTTCAAGGCCGCATGCAAAAGCTGGCCGCCTTGACCGAGCAGAACGTTCGCCTGCGCGAGTTGTTGAACTCCTCTGCGCTGGTCAACGAAAAGGTGGAAGTGGCCGAGTTGATCGGCATGGACCCTAACCCTTTTACCCATCGCATCATCATCAACAAGGGTGAGCGCGACGGCGTGGTGCTCGGTCAGCCAGTGCTCGACGCACGGGGCTTGATGGGGCAGGTGGTTGAATTGATGCCCTACACCTCCCGTGTACTGTTGCTCACCGATACCACTCACAGCATTCCGGTCCAGGTAAACCGTAATGGCCTGCGTGCAATTGCCAGCGGTACGGGGAACCCCGAGCGCCTGGAACTGCGCCATGTGGCCGACACTGCGGATATCAAAGTGGGCGACCTGCTGGTCAGCTCGGGCCTGGGGCAGCGCTTCCCGGCCGGTTATCCGGTGGCAACGGTCAAGGAAGTCATCCACGACTCGGGTCAGCCGTTCGCCATTGTGCGTGCGGTTCCCACGGCGGCATTGAATCGCAGTCGCTACCTGCTGCTGGTGTTCAGCGATAGCCGAACTCCGGAAGAGCGGGCCAACGATGCGGCCAAGGCCCAGGAAGCCGAGCAAAACGGTGAAGCGCCGGCGATCGTTCCGGCCACAGTGCCCAAGCCGACAGTGCCTGCGCCAGCCGCTGCACCCGCTGCAGCGCCAGCTACACCTGCCGCGCCTGCGGCGGTGGCCACTGACCCCAAGGCCGTGAAAAAACCTGCGCCAGTTGCAACCCCCGCCGCAGCCAGAACGCCTGCCACTGCGCCGGCCACTACTCGGGAGAGGCAATAA
- the upp gene encoding uracil phosphoribosyltransferase — protein MPIREIRHPLIRHKLGLMRRADISTKNFRELAQEVGALLTYEATSDLTLETYDIEGWCGTVQVEKIAGKKITVVPILRAGIGMLEGVLSLIPGAKVSAVGIARNEETLQAHTYLEKLVPEINERLAMIIDPMLATGSSMVATIDLLKKAGCKEIRAMVLVAAPEGIAAVEAAHPDVTIYTASIDERLNEHGYIIPGLGDAGDKIFGTKQKDI, from the coding sequence ATGCCTATCCGCGAGATACGCCATCCGCTAATCCGTCATAAACTCGGCCTCATGCGTCGCGCTGACATTAGCACGAAGAATTTCCGTGAGCTCGCTCAGGAAGTCGGCGCTTTGCTGACCTATGAAGCCACCAGTGACCTGACCCTCGAAACCTACGATATCGAAGGCTGGTGCGGCACTGTTCAAGTTGAAAAAATCGCCGGTAAGAAAATTACCGTCGTGCCGATCCTGCGCGCCGGTATCGGCATGCTGGAAGGTGTTCTGAGCCTGATCCCGGGCGCCAAAGTCAGCGCTGTCGGTATTGCCCGTAACGAAGAAACCCTCCAGGCCCACACCTACCTGGAAAAACTGGTTCCGGAAATCAACGAGCGTCTGGCGATGATTATCGACCCGATGCTGGCCACCGGCTCTTCGATGGTTGCCACCATTGATCTGCTGAAAAAAGCCGGCTGCAAGGAAATCCGCGCCATGGTGCTGGTTGCTGCGCCAGAAGGGATTGCTGCGGTTGAAGCCGCTCACCCGGACGTGACCATCTACACCGCCTCCATTGATGAGCGTTTGAACGAGCACGGCTACATCATCCCGGGCTTGGGCGATGCCGGCGACAAGATCTTCGGCACCAAGCAAAAGGACATTTAA
- a CDS encoding hypoxanthine-guanine phosphoribosyltransferase: MSADLEHIRQIMREADCLYTEAEVEEAIARVGAQITAEMAETNPVVFCVMNGGLIFSGKLLTHLKFPLEASYLHATRYRNETTGGDLFWKAKPEVSFIDRHVLIIDDILDEGHTLSAIVEFCKHAGARQVHTAVLIDKDHDRKARPDLKANYVGLPCIDRYIFGYGMDYKGYWRNAAGIYAVKGM, encoded by the coding sequence ATGTCTGCTGATCTCGAGCATATCCGTCAAATCATGCGAGAGGCTGACTGCCTGTACACCGAAGCCGAAGTCGAAGAGGCAATTGCCCGCGTTGGTGCGCAAATCACGGCAGAAATGGCCGAGACCAATCCAGTGGTTTTTTGTGTGATGAACGGCGGCCTGATTTTTTCCGGCAAGCTGCTCACCCATCTGAAATTCCCGCTTGAAGCGTCGTACCTGCACGCTACGCGCTATCGCAATGAAACCACTGGCGGCGACCTGTTCTGGAAAGCCAAGCCAGAAGTATCGTTCATCGACCGTCACGTGTTGATCATCGACGACATCCTCGACGAGGGGCACACCCTTAGCGCGATCGTAGAATTCTGCAAGCACGCCGGTGCCCGACAGGTGCACACCGCGGTATTGATCGACAAGGACCATGACCGCAAGGCGCGTCCGGACTTGAAGGCCAACTACGTCGGCTTGCCGTGCATTGACCGTTATATCTTCGGCTATGGTATGGACTACAAAGGCTACTGGCGTAATGCCGCCGGCATTTATGCCGTCAAAGGTATGTAA
- the gatC gene encoding Asp-tRNA(Asn)/Glu-tRNA(Gln) amidotransferase subunit GatC codes for MALDRSDVEKIAHLARLGLNDADIPRTTEALNSILGLIDQMQAVDTTGIEPMAHPLEASQRLRADVVTESNHREAYQSIAPAVENGLYLVPKVIE; via the coding sequence ATGGCGCTAGACCGCTCCGACGTGGAAAAAATCGCTCATTTGGCCCGCCTTGGTCTTAATGATGCCGATATTCCACGCACCACCGAAGCCCTTAACAGCATTTTGGGGCTGATTGATCAGATGCAGGCTGTTGACACCACAGGTATCGAGCCTATGGCCCACCCTCTGGAAGCCAGCCAGCGCTTGCGTGCAGACGTCGTGACTGAAAGCAATCATCGCGAGGCTTATCAGTCCATCGCTCCAGCGGTCGAAAACGGCCTCTATCTGGTTCCGAAAGTCATCGAGTAA
- a CDS encoding calcium/sodium antiporter, translating into MLQLLCGLVMLIAGAELLVRCAVRMAANMKVRPLLIGLTVVALGSSAPQMTVSLQAALNDTSDIAVGSVIGSNIFNILVTLGLSALIIPLRVSRQLVRLDIPLMILASALVFALALNKQLDRLDGVVLLCGLMIYLALLLRQSRQSGHHHNSHAQPHTPWLHNIALMLLALILLGAAGHLLLGAAVTVATELGLSERIIGLTIIAVSTSLPELATSLIAAFRGQREIAVGNVIGSNVFSLLGVLGLTALVAPAPLSVSPNALAFDLPVMLGVAALCLPVFYAGYRVTRAEGLLFLGLYLAYGLHVVSFTIGMPLAGKLEHLMLFFILPALLVFLLFSTLRAWRRQH; encoded by the coding sequence CTGCTGCAATTGCTCTGCGGCCTCGTCATGCTGATCGCAGGGGCCGAATTGCTGGTGCGCTGCGCCGTACGTATGGCTGCCAACATGAAGGTACGCCCGCTGCTGATCGGTTTGACCGTGGTCGCATTGGGCAGCAGCGCCCCACAGATGACTGTCAGCCTGCAGGCCGCGCTCAATGACACCTCGGACATTGCCGTAGGCAGTGTGATCGGCAGCAATATTTTCAACATCCTGGTCACCCTGGGGCTGTCGGCGCTGATCATTCCCCTGCGCGTATCCCGTCAACTGGTGCGCCTGGACATTCCCCTGATGATCCTTGCCAGCGCCCTGGTGTTTGCCCTGGCACTCAACAAACAGCTCGATCGCCTGGACGGTGTTGTCCTGTTGTGCGGCCTGATGATCTACCTGGCCCTGCTGTTGCGGCAATCGCGTCAAAGCGGCCACCATCACAACAGCCACGCGCAGCCACACACCCCATGGCTGCACAACATCGCGTTAATGCTGTTGGCCCTGATCCTGCTCGGGGCGGCCGGGCACCTGCTGCTCGGCGCGGCAGTCACGGTTGCCACTGAGCTTGGGCTATCAGAGCGGATTATCGGGCTGACCATCATTGCGGTCAGCACTTCACTGCCGGAACTGGCCACGTCACTGATCGCAGCCTTTCGCGGCCAGCGCGAAATCGCTGTCGGCAATGTGATTGGCAGCAATGTTTTCAGCCTGCTGGGGGTACTTGGCCTGACGGCTCTGGTCGCTCCAGCGCCCTTGTCGGTATCGCCCAACGCGCTGGCGTTCGACTTGCCGGTGATGCTGGGTGTGGCGGCGCTGTGTCTGCCCGTGTTCTACGCGGGGTACCGCGTCACCCGCGCTGAAGGGTTGCTGTTTCTGGGTTTATACCTGGCCTATGGGCTGCATGTAGTGTCCTTCACCATCGGCATGCCCTTGGCCGGCAAGCTTGAACATCTGATGCTGTTTTTCATCTTGCCGGCGCTGCTGGTGTTTCTGCTGTTCAGTACCCTGCGCGCGTGGCGCCGTCAGCACTAG
- a CDS encoding septal ring lytic transglycosylase RlpA family protein, with amino-acid sequence MKRLLGACALLSLLAGCASHDIDPRGYDKTGIASYYGARHHGKRTASGEPFDQNALTAAHPALPFGTRVLVTNLSNDKSVVLRINDRGPHTRGRLIDVSRKAAQQLDMLRSGTAKVRVQGLSD; translated from the coding sequence ATGAAGCGGCTACTCGGCGCTTGCGCCCTGCTCAGCTTGCTCGCAGGCTGCGCCAGCCATGACATAGACCCCCGTGGCTATGACAAAACAGGCATTGCCTCTTATTACGGTGCTCGCCATCACGGCAAGCGAACCGCCAGCGGTGAACCATTCGACCAGAATGCCCTTACCGCCGCCCACCCTGCTCTGCCTTTCGGGACGCGGGTGCTGGTCACCAATCTGAGCAACGACAAATCTGTTGTGCTGCGCATCAATGATCGCGGCCCCCATACCCGCGGACGCCTGATAGACGTTTCGCGCAAGGCCGCCCAGCAATTGGATATGCTGCGCAGCGGCACAGCAAAAGTCCGGGTTCAGGGCTTGAGTGATTAA
- the gatB gene encoding Asp-tRNA(Asn)/Glu-tRNA(Gln) amidotransferase subunit GatB: MQWEVVIGLEIHSQLATQSKIFSGSATTFGAEPNTQASLVDLGMPGVLPVLNQEAVRMAVMFGVAVDAEIVQHNVFARKNYFYPDLPKGYQISQMELPIVGKGHLDITLEDGTVKRVGITRAHLEEDAGKSLHEDFSGSTGIDLNRAGTPLLEIVSEPDMRSAKEAVAYVKAMHALVRYLGICDGNMAEGSLRCDCNVSIRPVGQAEFGTRCEIKNVNSFRFIEKAINSEVQRQIELIEDGGKVIQQTRLYDPNKDETRAMRSKEEANDYRYFPDPDLLPVVIEDSFIEEVRATLPELPPQKRERFQSQFGLSAYDASVLASSREQADYFEKVVSISGDAKLAANWVMVELGSLLNKQGLDIDQSPVSAEQLGGMLQRIKDNTISGKIAKVVLEAMANGEGNADEVIEKRGLKQVTDSGAIEKVLDEMLAANAEQVEQYRAADEAKRGKMFGFFVGQAMKASKGKANPQQVNELLKSKLEG, encoded by the coding sequence ATGCAATGGGAAGTTGTGATCGGGCTGGAAATTCACTCCCAGCTCGCCACCCAATCGAAGATTTTCTCCGGTAGCGCCACCACCTTTGGCGCAGAACCGAACACCCAGGCCAGCCTGGTCGACCTGGGCATGCCCGGCGTACTGCCGGTGCTGAACCAGGAAGCCGTGCGCATGGCGGTCATGTTCGGCGTAGCCGTTGACGCCGAAATCGTTCAGCACAACGTGTTCGCCCGCAAGAACTACTTCTACCCGGACCTGCCCAAGGGCTACCAGATCAGCCAGATGGAACTGCCGATTGTCGGCAAGGGCCACCTGGACATCACCCTGGAAGACGGCACCGTCAAACGTGTCGGCATTACCCGTGCCCACCTGGAAGAAGACGCAGGCAAAAGCCTGCACGAAGATTTCAGCGGTTCCACCGGCATCGACTTGAACCGTGCCGGCACGCCGTTGCTAGAAATCGTTTCCGAGCCGGACATGCGCAGCGCCAAAGAGGCCGTGGCCTACGTCAAGGCAATGCATGCTCTGGTGCGTTACCTGGGCATTTGCGACGGCAACATGGCTGAAGGCTCCCTGCGCTGCGACTGCAACGTATCGATCCGCCCGGTCGGCCAGGCCGAGTTTGGGACTCGCTGCGAGATCAAGAACGTCAACTCGTTCCGCTTTATCGAGAAGGCGATCAACAGCGAAGTACAACGCCAGATCGAGCTGATCGAAGACGGCGGCAAGGTCATTCAGCAAACCCGCCTGTATGACCCGAACAAGGACGAAACCCGCGCCATGCGCAGCAAGGAGGAAGCCAACGACTACCGTTACTTCCCCGATCCTGACCTGCTGCCAGTGGTGATCGAAGATTCGTTTATCGAAGAGGTGCGCGCCACGCTGCCGGAACTGCCGCCGCAAAAGCGCGAACGCTTCCAGTCGCAGTTCGGCCTGTCGGCCTACGACGCCAGCGTATTGGCTTCGAGCCGCGAGCAAGCGGACTACTTCGAAAAGGTCGTGAGCATCAGTGGCGATGCCAAGCTGGCGGCCAACTGGGTGATGGTCGAGTTGGGCAGCCTGCTCAACAAACAAGGCCTGGATATCGACCAGTCGCCGGTCAGCGCAGAGCAATTGGGCGGCATGCTGCAGCGCATCAAAGACAACACCATCTCCGGCAAAATCGCCAAGGTTGTGCTGGAAGCGATGGCCAATGGTGAGGGCAACGCAGACGAAGTCATCGAAAAGCGCGGCCTCAAGCAAGTGACCGACAGCGGCGCCATTGAAAAGGTGCTGGATGAAATGCTGGCGGCCAACGCAGAGCAGGTCGAGCAATACCGTGCGGCAGACGAAGCCAAGCGCGGCAAGATGTTCGGCTTCTTCGTGGGCCAGGCGATGAAAGCCTCCAAAGGCAAAGCCAACCCGCAACAGGTCAACGAACTGCTCAAGAGCAAGCTCGAAGGCTAA
- the gatA gene encoding Asp-tRNA(Asn)/Glu-tRNA(Gln) amidotransferase subunit GatA, which translates to MHQLTLAEIARGLADKKFSSEELTKTLLARIAQLDPQLNSFITVTEDLALEQAKAADARRANGETGALLGAPIGHKDLFCTQGVRTSCASKMLDNFKAPYDATVVAKLAAAGTVTLGKTNMDEFAMGSANESSYYGAVKNPWNLEHVPGGSSGGSAAAVAARLLPAATGTDTGGSIRQPAALTNLTGLKPTYGRVSRWGMIAYASSLDQGGPLARTAEDCAILLQGMAGFDPQDSTSIDEPVPDFSASLNGSLQGLRIGVPKEFFSEGLDARIAELVHNSVKALEKLGAVIKPISLPNMQHAIPAYYVIAPAEASSNLSRFDGVRFGHRCEDPKDLTDLYKRSRAEGFGPEVQRRILVGAYALSAGYYDAYYLQAQKIRRLIKNDFMTAFNEVDIILGPTTPNPAWKIGAKNSDPVSAYLEDVYTITANLAGLPGLSMPAGFVDGLPVGVQLLAPYFQEGRLLNVAHQYQLNTDWHTRSPAGF; encoded by the coding sequence ATGCATCAATTGACTCTGGCCGAGATCGCCCGCGGACTCGCCGATAAAAAGTTTTCTTCCGAAGAGCTGACCAAGACCCTGCTGGCGCGTATCGCCCAGCTCGATCCTCAGCTCAACAGTTTCATCACAGTCACCGAAGACCTTGCCCTAGAGCAGGCCAAGGCCGCTGACGCACGTCGCGCCAACGGTGAAACCGGTGCCCTGCTGGGCGCGCCGATCGGTCACAAGGACCTGTTCTGCACCCAGGGCGTACGCACCAGCTGCGCCTCCAAAATGCTCGACAACTTCAAGGCTCCGTACGACGCCACCGTGGTTGCCAAGCTTGCCGCTGCCGGCACCGTGACCCTGGGCAAGACCAACATGGACGAATTCGCCATGGGGTCGGCCAACGAGTCGAGCTACTACGGCGCGGTCAAAAACCCGTGGAACCTCGAGCACGTACCGGGCGGATCTTCGGGCGGTTCGGCAGCCGCCGTTGCCGCTCGTCTGCTCCCCGCTGCGACCGGCACCGACACGGGCGGATCTATCCGACAGCCGGCAGCCCTGACCAACCTCACCGGCCTGAAACCGACATACGGTCGTGTTTCGCGCTGGGGCATGATCGCTTACGCCTCCAGTCTCGATCAGGGCGGCCCATTGGCTCGCACCGCCGAAGACTGCGCCATCCTGCTGCAAGGCATGGCCGGTTTCGACCCGCAAGACTCCACCAGCATCGACGAACCCGTACCGGACTTCAGCGCCAGCCTCAATGGTTCGCTGCAAGGCCTGCGCATCGGCGTGCCTAAAGAGTTCTTCAGCGAAGGCCTGGACGCGCGCATTGCCGAACTGGTCCACAACAGCGTCAAGGCGCTTGAAAAGCTCGGTGCCGTGATCAAGCCCATCAGCCTGCCGAACATGCAGCACGCCATTCCTGCGTACTACGTGATCGCGCCAGCAGAAGCTTCGTCCAACCTATCGCGTTTTGACGGCGTGCGCTTCGGCCATCGCTGCGAAGACCCGAAAGACCTCACCGACCTGTACAAGCGCTCGCGCGCCGAAGGCTTTGGCCCGGAAGTACAGCGCCGGATTCTGGTCGGTGCCTACGCCCTGTCGGCGGGTTACTACGACGCTTACTACCTGCAAGCGCAAAAAATCCGTCGTCTGATCAAAAACGACTTCATGACCGCGTTCAACGAAGTCGACATCATCCTCGGCCCGACCACGCCTAACCCGGCCTGGAAAATCGGCGCTAAAAACAGCGATCCGGTTTCGGCCTATCTGGAAGACGTCTACACCATCACCGCCAACCTCGCCGGCCTGCCAGGCCTGTCGATGCCAGCCGGTTTTGTCGATGGCTTGCCAGTAGGCGTGCAATTGCTTGCGCCTTACTTCCAGGAAGGCCGCCTGCTCAACGTCGCTCACCAGTATCAGCTCAACACTGACTGGCACACGCGCTCACCTGCCGGCTTCTGA